The following coding sequences are from one Bos mutus isolate GX-2022 chromosome 22, NWIPB_WYAK_1.1, whole genome shotgun sequence window:
- the CATSPER1 gene encoding cation channel sperm-associated protein 1 — MVAGDTMGGPANTGSPTTMVGFITTLRFLTIVGSIAKVRAHLTTANTTTESTSTGSTSTAHILMITPTEISTMGTVFQPSKPDRKSSAFSLARSLSTVNSHPSETSNKVYPQDSSSKTSESCPEEDEHVQKRKVGRAPRTHKKVHSSDFLYWLWEKLSQLIWGLRRMLRKLVDSLAFETFIIFIVCLNTIMLVAQTFAEVEVRGEWYFTALDYIFLSIYMVEAVLKIIALGLVYFLDPWNNLDFFIMVVGTLDFVLIQVNSSSTRAIHNQSVFRIFRVFKTLRALRAIRVLRRLRFLTNLQEVTGTLARSLPSITAILILMFTCLFLFSVVLRALFRYSDPKRFQNIFTTIFTLFTMLTLDDWSLIYLDSRAQGAWYIIPILMIYIIIQYFIFLNLVIAVLVDNFQMALLKGLEKEKQEKAAELHEKLLDDSVTKLMEAEPKEVLSEHTIQKQLIEKKFGAMTEKQLETLFHFLQLVAGVEHYQLKFRSQAAVIDEIVDTTFEAGEEDFRK, encoded by the exons ATGGTAGCAGGAGACACCATGGGAGGTCCCGCcaacacagggagcccaaccACCATGGTGGGTTTCATCACCACGCTGAGGTTCCTGACTATAGTGGGCTCCATCGCCAAAGTGAG GGCCCACCTCACCACGGCGAACACCACCACAGAGAGCACCAGCACAGGGAGCACCAGCACGGCACACATCCTCATGATTACCCCCACCGAGATCAGCACCATGGGGA CGGTCTTCCAGCCCAGCAAGCCAGACCGAAAGAGCTCAGCCTTCAGCTTGGCTCGTTCTCTTAGTACAGTGAACTCACACCCCTCCGAGACCTCCAACAAAGTCTATCCTCAGGACTCCTCCTCCAAAACCTCGGAAAGCTGCCCTGAAGAAGACGAGCACGTTCAGAAGCGCAAAG TTGGCCGAGCCCCACGGACCCACAAGAAGGTGCACTCTTCGGACTTCTTGTATTGGTTGTGGGAAAAATTAAGCCAGCTCATTTGGGGTCTTCGGAGAATGCTCAGGAAACTGGTTGACTCCCTGGCCTTTGAAACCTTCATCATCTTCATCGTCTGCCTCAACACCATCATGCTTGTGGCTCAGACCTTCGCCGAAGTCGAGGTCCGGGGCG AGTGGTACTTCACGGCCTTGGACTACATCTTCCTCTCCATCTACATGGTGGAAGCTGTGCTCAAAATCATTGCTCTGGGCCTCGTGTATTTTTTGGACCCCTGGAACAACCTGG ATTTCTTCATCATGGTCGTGGGTACGCTGGACTTCGTGCTCATTCAGGTCAACTCGTCCTCCACACGTGCAATCCACAACCAAAGCGTCTTCCGCATCTTCAGGGTCTTTAAGACCCTGCGAGCCTTGCGGGCGATCCGAGTCCTTCGGAGGCTCAG ATTCCTGACCAACCTCCAGGAAGTGACCGGGACCCTGGCCCGGTCCTTGCCATCCATCACCGCCATCCTCATCCTCATGTTTACCTGCCTCT TCCTGTTCTCTGTGGTACTCCGGGCACTGTTCCGCTACTCTGACCCCAAACGCTTCCAGAACATCTTCACCACCATCTTCACGCTCTTCACCATGCTCACCCTGGACGACTGGTCCCTCATCTACCTGGACAGCCGGGCCCAGG GCGCCTGGTACATCATCCCCATTCTCATGATCTATATCATCATCCAGTACTTCATCTTCCTCAA CCTGGTGATTGCTGTCCTGGTGGATAACTTCCAGATGGCACTGCTCAAAGGcctggagaaagagaagcaggaG AAGGCGGCTGAGCTCCATGAAAAGCTGCTGGATGACTCAGTGACGAAGCTCATGGAAGCAG AGCCTAAAGAGGTGCTAAGTGAACACACTATACAGAAGCAGCTCATTGAGAAAAAGTTTGGAGCCATGACTGAGAA GCAGCTGGAGACCCTGTTCCACTTCCTGCAGCTGGTGGCTGGCGTGGAGCATTACCAGCTGAAGTTCCGCTCCCAGGCCGCTGTCATCGATGAGATTGTGGACACCACATTTGAG GCTGGAGAAGAGGACTTCAGGAAGTGA
- the GAL3ST3 gene encoding galactose-3-O-sulfotransferase 3 has protein sequence MPPIFQRLQQATKMSRRKILLLVLGCSTLSLLIHQGAQLSWYPKLFPLSCPPLQDSPPRPKHMTVAFLKTHKTAGTTVQNILFRFAERHNLTVALPHPSCEHQFCYPRNFSAHFVHPATRPPHVLASHLRFDRAELQRLMPPGTVYVTILREPAAMFESLFSYYNQYCPAFRRVPNASLEAFLRAPEAYYRAGEHFAMFAHNTLAYDLGGDNERSPRDDDAYLAGLIRQVEEVFSLVMIAEYFDESLVLLRRLLAWDLDDVLYARLNARAASSRLAAIPAALAQAARAWNALDAGLYDHFNATFWRRVASAGRACVEREARELREARERLLRRCFGDEPVLRPAAQIRTKQLQPWQPSRKVDIMGYDLPSGRAGPATEACLKLAMPEVQYSSYLLRKQKRRGGMRLRPEPVLDNPPPRPIRALRPGH, from the exons ATGCCGCCCATTTTCCAGcgcctgcagcaggccaccaagATGAGCCGTAGGAAAATCCTGCTGCTGGTGCTAGGATGCAGCACCTTAAGCCTCCTCATCCACCAGGgggcgcagctcagctg GTACCCCAAGCTGTTCCCTCTGAGCTGCCCGCCTCTGCAGGACTCTCCGCCGCGCCCCAAGCACATGACCGTGGCCTTTCTGAAGACGCACAAGACTGCGGGCACGACGGTGCAGAACATCCTGTTCCGTTTCGCCGAGCGCCACAACCTGACGGTGGCCCTGCCGCACCCGAGCTGCGAGCATCAGTTCTGCTACCCGCGTAACTTCTCGGCGCACTTCGTGCACCCGGCCACGCGGCCGCCGCACGTGCTGGCCAGCCACCTGCGCTTCGACCGCGCGGAGCTGCAGCGCCTCATGCCGCCCGGCACCGTCTACGTCACCATCCTGCGCGAGCCAGCCGCCATGTTCGAGTCGCTCTTCAGCTACTACAACCAGTACTGCCCCGCCTTCCGGCGCGTGCCCAACGCGTCGCTCGAGGCCTTCCTGCGCGCGCCCGAGGCCTACTACCGCGCGGGCGAGCACTTCGCCATGTTCGCGCACAACACCCTGGCCTACGACCTGGGAGGCGACAACGAGCGCAGCCCCCGCGACGACGACGCCTACCTGGCGGGCCTCATCCGCCAGGTGGAGGAGGTCTTCTCGCTCGTCATGATCGCCGAGTACTTCGACGAGTCGCTCGTGCTGCTGCGGCGCCTGCTGGCCTGGGACCTGGACGACGTGCTCTACGCCAGGCTCAACGCGCGCGCCGCCAGCTCGCGCCTCGCCGCCATCCCCGCGGCGCTCGCGCAGGCTGCGCGCGCCTGGAACGCGCTCGACGCCGGCCTCTACGACCACTTCAACGCCACCTTCTGGCGCCGCGTGGCGAGTGCTGGCCGCGCCTGCGTGGAGCGCGAGGCGCGCGAGTTGCGCGAGGCCCGAGAGCGCCTGCTGCGGCGTTGCTTTGGCGACGAGCCGGTGTTGCGGCCCGCGGCCCAGATCCGCACCAAGCAGCTGCAGCCGTGGCAGCCCAGCCGCAAGGTGGACATCATGGGCTACGACCTGCCCAGCGGCCGCGCCGGTCCAGCCACCGAGGCCTGCCTCAAGCTGGCCATGCCTGAGGTGCAGTACTCAAGCTACCTGCTGCGCAAGCAGAAGCGCCGAGGAGGCATGCGCCTCCGGCCCGAACCGGTCCTAGACAACCCCCCTCCTCGGCCCATCCGGGCGCTGCGCCCAGGCCACTGA
- the CST6 gene encoding cystatin-M, whose translation MARPSLLLPMALALLALCLLALPRDARARPGDRKVGELQELSPNDPQVQKAAQVAVANYNMGSNSDYYYRDITILRAHSQLVAGIKYYLTVDMGSTACRKSAVAGDHVDLTTCPLAAEAQQEKLRCDFEILVVPWKNSSQLLKHDCVSL comes from the exons ATGGCGCGTCCGAGCCTCCTGCTGCCGATGGCCCTGGCCTTGCTCGCACTCTGCCTCCTGGCGCTGCCCCGCGACGCCCGGGCCCGGCCGGGGGACCGCAAGGTCGGAGAACTGCAGGAACTGTCGCCCAACGACCCGCAGGTGCAGAAGGCGGCGCAGGTGGCCGTGGCCAACTACAACATGGGCAGCAACAGCGACTACTACTACCGCGACATCACCATCCTCCGGGCGCACAGCCAG CTGGTGGCGGGCATCAAGTACTACCTGACCGTGGACATGGGGAGCACGGCCTGCCGGAAGAGTGCTGTGGCTGGAGACCACGTAGACCTCACCACCTGCCCCCTGGCCGCAGAAGCACAGCAGGAG AAGCTGCGCTGTGACTTTGAGATCCTTGTGGTTCCCTGGAAGAACTCCTCCCAGCTTCTAAAGCACGACTGTGTGTCCCTGTAG